The genomic segment GTTAGTATCTGCATTTGGGTGTTAGAATTTCGTATTCACATGTTTTAAAGGTATATAAACATtgcttttgaaatattaaaacatgGACGTGATGctggctatatatatacaatgcaccGTACCCAGAATGTCACGTAAAATCATTTTAATAGTGACACAGCTtagaatatacacatgtacttgaCGTTATTTCAAATCcaataatgataattattattCATAGAATTGTTAGTATAATGCCCTTCCCtctccaatttttttttttttttttttcgatttatTTCGAGTTTCCGTCGTCTACTGGTTTGGCTAAGAATCGTTTATGCCATTAGCATCACTAACCGGGTCCCTGATGtaggaaacagctgtatgatgtccctaacatcaccgacggGTCACAGACGtaaaaacaactgtatgatgtccctaacatcactgacgggtcccaTACGtaggaaacagctgtatgatgtccctaacatcactgacgggtcccaGACGtaggaaacagctgtatgatgtccctaacatcactaacggGTCACAGACGTagaaaacaactgtatgatgtccctaacatcactgacgggtcccaTACGtaggaaacagctgtatgatgtccctaacatcactgatgggTCCCATACGtaggaaacagctgtatgatgtccctaacatcactgacgggtcccaGACGtaggaaacagctgtatgatgtccctaacatcactgacgggtcccaTACGtaggaaacagctgtatgatgtccctaacatcactgatgggTCCCATACGtaggaaacagctgtatgatgtccctaacatcactgacgggtcaCAGACGAaggaaacagctatatgatgtccctaacatcactgatgggTCCCATACGtaggaaacagctgtatgatgtccctaacatcactgacgggtcccaGACGtaggaaacagctgtatgatgtccctaacatcactgacgggtcccaGACGtaggaaacaactgtatgatgtccctaacatcactgatgggTCCCAGACgaaggaaacagctgtataatgtccataacatcactgacgagtcctagaaggacaagacagctgtatgatgtccctgacatcactgacgagccctgaaaggacgaaacagctgtatgatatccctaacatcactgacgggtcaAAGACGtaggaaacaactgtatgatgtcccaaacatcactgacgggtcaCAGACGtaggaaacaactgtatgatatccctaacatcactgacgagtcctggcAAATTTCCACTCTCTTCCTACATTTTAACACCTTAACAGGGTCCTTCCCTCCTATACTTTAACCTCTTGTAAGGGTCTATTTGGTTATTCCTGACTTtacttatattttctctttttgtttttctattaCAGCCAGTTACCTGTGTTTGGAAGATGAACAAAGCAGTAGTCGTATGCATATAGATTTCATACTGGACAGGGGAAATGATGTTGTCACATCAGTGTATGCAAATGGTTTCCAAAATTGCGTTGGATCCACCCAAGATGGCGGACAGACATATAGAATTCGGATGACGTTCTTAATCACCAATGGAACCCAAACAGCACCATCCTCACCATGTGGAATGACGATCGTAAGTGTCACACTTATAAGGGAATGTAAAGAACACcatttttcttaaatatttatttaaatgtcataATATGTTTGTAAATTCAATTCATATTCTTTGGAGACTCATTTAAAGTGATCGGacaaagatattaaaaaaaatcacaatggtttatttattgtgttattgttttctgtttcaGACTTCAGATGGATCTTACGAATTAAGTATGCGGTCTGAGGCAAGCAGTGGTCTCGTTTCCTACACTGATAGATTGTTTAACTTTAAATGTGATCCAGCAAGAGTTATCAGCCCCTGGGTAACAACTTCCGGTATAAGTGTTGGGTATGTCAGAAGACTTCcggtgttgttgttttgttaattaTGCATTTGCCTTCTGTAGTATTGGGTATGTTATTCAACTTCCGGTGTTATTGTAGAGTATATCATACCACATCTGGTAGTAGTGTCGGGAATGTCATACACCTACCAGTGGTATTATTGGGTATGCTATTCAACTTCCGGTTGTATTGTTGGACAAATCATATAATGTCAGATTGTAGAGCTTGGGAGATTATACTACTTCTCGTGGTGGCGTTGGATATGTCAGACAACTTCCGGTGTTAGTTTTGTATAGATAATACAACGCCCGTCGGTCGAGTTGGAAAGATTATACTACTTTTTCCTGGTAGTGTTCGGTGTGTCAAGCAACTTCCGGtggtagttttttttttttttttttttttttatagatgaTACAACGTCCGGTGGTAGTTTTGTATAGATAATCTAACTTCCGACGGACTACTTTTTCCAGGTAGTGTTGGGTATGTCAAATAAGTTCCAGTAGTCGTTTTGTATTGGAAATACAACTTCCGGTGGAAGACTTGAGTACATTAAACTACTTCTTAATAGTGTTTTGTAGACCATATCGCACATGAAATAGAAAATTCAAACTTGAACAGAAAAGTAGATCGATAAATTTCGTTTCCATATATGGTCACGTCAATGTGTTCCAATGCTATTGATACTGACAACTAGTCTTTTTGGTCACTTTTTAATTtatatgcatgacattttttttagaaGTGTGGATCTTCTGAATCTGACCAGCTCCAGAACAACAGAATTGCAGGTTGTGTCCTCTAGTGATATAAATAGCCCTATATTTTTAGCCAACCTTGGGGACCTTGTGCGATTTAAATTCACAATGACTTTTACCAGTGCAGTGGGTAAGTGCTCACGTCATTTAAGTAAGCACCCGTACACATGTAGTCAAACATAACATTCTCGCACACTTTCACGACACAGTGTATATTGCTACCCACCAAAAGCTGCAATACAGTACTGAGGGCAAGAACTCGTGGaaatgaattaattatataCTTACTGAGATCGAGGTTAGGATGACCTAGCCCGAATACTCTTGTTTatcaaaagtgaaaaaaaaaaaaaaaaaaaacaagaataataaaaaaaaaaattaaaaaaatttgacaaattaaaaaaaaaaaaaattaataatatttcttaaagCTATTGTTCTAATGGTCACGGCTTCCAGCATGAGCTCTGGCAACAGGATGTCCATATTATGGGTTAAagaaaatatacaacaaaaccAAAAATCCATGATATAGGTAGCTGTTCAATTAGTCACATATCACTAATCAATAAACGCCATAgcatgtgggttttttttgcaAGCTCAGATTTTTTGATAACTCAATTTTCTTCCCCAATTAAACAAAGAAGTCAGATTAATCCTGAACCAAGAGGCCAAGCTTTCAAAGTTGTTTATCGCTTTCATGGCGTTATTACTCACACTTAAATCCATCTCATATGCacatgaaaaatatttgatataagcATGCTTCCGTTTGATTGATATCACCATACCCTTCCTTCCAGAAAACATAGATGTCCTCGGTGTGCGACTTACAAACCTCGTCTGTTCGCCTTCGGATACATTCAAACCGATAAGGAGGACTCTGATCGATGACACCGGGTAATATTAGAAGAAATATCCATTGTAAACCCCTAAGTAATTAATCTTATAAATGGATAAATGAATGAAGAAAGATTCATGCTCTGGATTATCTGATCGcaaataaaattatcataatttttaaatcatcaacGGGCTTAACACATAAAACATGACTAATAAAAACCCGTCATAATTAATCCTATGTTTGATACGGTGAAGCTGtcatgataatacatgtatatgtgtaaggataaacaattataaaacatttacgAAAATGAATTTTAGATTatcaattataaataatataaaagtaattataatatagAAAATAAGATTTATACACATATCTTATAAGGGCTATTTATATGCCTCAGCTGGCAATAAGCTTCATTGTTTTACACATGTCAATGCTTCTAttgttaaattgatttttttttttaaatgtaaaaggTGTCACATCATTGATAAAGATACATTTTTCTCAATTGGAACCAACAATAAACggttatatattttatggtATATTCAACATTAAATACTTAACGCTATTGCAATCCTCCAAAAGTTTGAGCTTGTGTTTTTATCTTCTGAATTTAAACTGAATATACTAGTTAAACGAAGAAATGCAGTTTTGCTCCGCCGCGGTCTTAAAAGCGACCAGTATTATTCATTTAGCATtgttatttagatatattttcatatctttCATACCATGCTAAGCATTTTTGTGAAAAGGAGTCGGCGATGTAGTATCTGTAATTGTCGCAGGATAAGTTATTGATGTTCGTTTACTATAAAGCTACATCGACCTATATATTCCCTGAGATATATTTATAAGATATGTTTATTCACTACAAAATGTCATCCCATTTTCAGTTGTGCTGTGAACTATACAGAAAAGGCTTTATCCCTATCAGGACCTTTTACCACAGAGTCAAATGGATCTTCACCTTTTATAGCCATGTCACCAATATTGGAAATAGGCAGATTTGCCGACTCTTTTGAATTGAATTTCATTGTTACGATTGAATACTGCACGACTTCATCAGATTCGTGCTTTACGGTAAGTTccataaaatttaaaaaaaaaaaaataaaaaaaaaaaaaaataaaaaaaattcaattaatgCATAATGGAAAAAAGTTTCATGTGATAATATAAACTGAATTCTTATATAGGAATgaattatatttctattttacttATTGTGGTTCTTAACAATTATTACGTCATCATTTAtcagtatattgtataattCCTTAAAGCGTAATTAGTATACAAAATGATTATACTGAGTATAGGGAGCAAAATCTCCTCACCCGAGATACCGAAAAAAAGGTAATTTAACCTTAGGGAACCGTCCTACGTACTATCTCACTCTTTCTGGGGAATTAATGGGTATCTATTGTAGGTAGAGATGTATTTTGGCTTCATTTTTCTAGAATATGTGTACATCTCGTACGAAGCGATCTGCTGACGGGGTGGTAGAGGTCAGCGCCACGActaaaatcaatgtttatccACAGAcaaatgtcaacacacaaacaaacaacacaggTAGGGTGTCACATTACTCTATATCcttaaaatataatattcatatatatatattaagtttaGTGTTTAAGATTTTGAATTGATTAAACGGCTTTTAAGTGCGGGACCGTATTTCttaatatgattttaaattgatcgtcattatttatgttttctTTCAGTGACAATTAAGCATCTTTTATTGTTTCATTGCCCTAATCACCATCCCAGTCACAGCTTGTAACAAAATCTGTAACAGTAGAATGTATTGATTTCTTTGTTCTTAAGTGACATATAAatgctttatttatttagagtgttaagtatatatatcaaagtatcatttatttaatcataaacatgttacaatgtatgatatatatctttttgaagatatatttttttttgttatttctgaagcattttaatataaacaaatacaaattgAAACGTCACAGACATCCATTCATCAATCCTTTCTTCCGCAATGTTGcacatcctcatcatcatcatcatcatcatccctTCACTAaaaaccaccaccaccaccaccaccaagatcatcatcatcatcatcatcatcattaccatcagcatcatcgtcatcatcatcaatctATGAACTATTTTTACTAAATTCTCCTTTTTTAGATCCTGCGTGGTCACAGAATTGCTTTTTGACGTGGATGTTTGCTGCGGTGGCTGGAACCGTTTTCTTTATACTCCTCCTCGATGGTTTCGTCATAGCCTATCTTGTGAGACAACTGAAAAGCTTAATGCATAAAAGGGAGACTACTGCACCGATGGTTATCTATCCTAGAATAAATACCGGCATGCCATCATCATATTTCTAAACATGCCAAAATGACACGGAATATTAAAtcattgttttgtaattattttctctacacattgttttgtttgtttacactgttaaataaaaaatattttgcagCAACACAATTCTGTTATAGTTTTCAATTTAACTGAGACATAATAAAcgcaaaatatacattgttgctATCAtagtttatttatacatgtatatcacataatatattGATCAAAACAATTAGATTGTTTTGATTAAGGTTCAATGAGAATggagtgtatataaacatatattaaaaaaaaacatttgaagtaCTACCTCGCAGTCTTGCAAACACGTTCACACATGATTATCTTTAAGATAAAATAGGGAAATATATCAGCAAAAAAATCTTATAGCATCACATGTGCAGCAACCTGTTCAGTATTAAGTGTAGTACATGTTATCAAAATTGCAGGAGATTTAAATGTGTATATCGATAAGAAAAGTAAATTCAAAAAAGATCAAATATCTTAAAACTCGCTAATGTAGCACTACGcgaaaaataaattgatatttgagaCTGATAAACAGTAATACAATTTACCAGCTGTAAAATAAGATTAAAACTTTTCTTCCTGTATAacattgtttttcaaaaaaaaaaaaaaatattaggcTTTCCatctttaacatttaaaattcaatctTATACTTAGGCGAGAAAAAACAAAGAGAACGCAcagtaaacatatacatgtacgagaataaaaagtaaaatatatatttgtatataccaACATGGATCGTAATCATGTAAATACtttgtataaacatatatcaCTTATCAAGAACACATTTAAAACACActtgtataacatatttaccctTTATTATTTAATAAGCGCATCACAATACTTACAAGGATACATTCAACCATTTAGTTATTTCGAATTATAACAAAAACGTATTGCTTTTACATAATGCTCACCCTTAGAAAATAACTGTGCATGAGTGCGTCAAAGTTGTCACATTGCTTAATACGACTGGCAGATCAACCAAAATCAGTATGAACATACGTACTTCTGTTAGTTCTATCTTGAAAAAAAGGATTcataacataaacatattattaaGGTATTTTGTGGAAATACATTAACACACATGACACAAACTGTTTGTATAATCAGTGTTTATGTAATGGTATTATACAACCTTAATATATTTCCTGTTTGTATGTCCTTCGGACCCTACAATAGAGGTATGACGTCACCCCAATTGCGGTTAACGTGAGAAAGCTAAGGACACCAATCACCCCTAAAAATCCATGGTCTTGCAAACAGTACTCCTCCGCGGCAAGTGACTTGTCTGcagtaaataacaaaataatataattgttttataaattgtatattaaaCTAGTTTATAGCTTTATTTAGTTTTgcatcaatatattttaatttatagagtttattttataataatgaaacAAGAAGGAGATGGGATCATAACTCCCACACAAGTTTAAACTGTATGTATAGTCCGGtcagaatgacctgtcgtgttgaactTTAATTAGCATATTGATCACAGACGAGCCTATAGTCAGTTAGAGAAAATAGGTGCTTTGTATGTATAATGGAACAAACCTTATCATCAGTTGCATCATTTGTATTTGTACTGGTCTAGATTTAGCGACAAAACTGTTAGCATGTAAACAATTGATCACATAGTTACTTGAATATGTGTAAACCAcacatcaaaaataaatgatacaatccctgtgttgtcaatataaaattgtaacaaaaacgaatgatccaaaacagcaccctgctggacaCAGTAGTTTGctaatcaatatgttttgttaacacaACTGTGCGCAAATGGAACTACCCATTAAATATTCCACGAAAAGGTCAacgcgacaggtcattctggtttgaCCATATATACCACCAAACTATATATGTACTATGTCCATTACCTGGTGAACTATGATATTGTCCCGATTTCTTCGCTGTAACAGTTACGTGTACTCCTAATACCGTTGAGTCAGAATCGCTCTCTGCATCGCGACGTTTTCTATTCTGACATGTATCctgtaaagaaatatatatcaagatCAATCTTCACAAAACAATTATGTTTATCATGCCAGTTGCTTAAAATGCATCAGTTATTATCAGACATTAATACTAATTTGTCATGTGGATAGTGCAAAACCATTGAAAATGTTGGAATATTTGCATGAACAGTTTGCAAAATTATGTTGctaaaatatttgcattatatTTTGCACATAAAGAAAATAACAAGCATATTTCAACTGCGTACTTGTATAAGTTTAATTAAGATAGAATACCAGTTTTTGTATATTCTGATTTGCTTAAGTAATTAAACGTGATTtgcgataaaaaaaaaaatggttgacAGTAAAGAATATAACAAAATGCATCCCGAGACTATTGTTAAAAATGTCAAACCATATTCACGCAACTACAATATAGAcaaattcatatacatgtaatacatattttacatgaataccgTAGTACAGGATGCGTCATCAAACCGAAAGCAGAAATCCAGTTTACATCTTAGGTATACATCCGCTTGATTTTCAAATCGTGGCATATAAAAACTTCCGGTGTTATAGACGGCTGGAAATGTGGTATTGTCGCTGGTCATATTGAATGTTGAAGAAGGAGTGAAAGGCGATACGTCACTTCCGGTTGGTAGACATCTAGGCAACACGAACAAAATAACTTTCtacaatatacatgttcatacaaatacatattaatatCTACTTACAGTTATGTCATCCTTTAAACCAATAGCAAAACACGTTATTATCAATTACTCAATCATTCCTGTCGGATCGGATGGATATCACTGAGGTATCTTAATGTGGGAGAAAAACGGAATATAAATTACTCGGCGAAAACCTTCGTGGTCGGGCAGATGATCCCCATTACATTTTCCTTTCACGTTCGATCaggaatatttctttatcattaGAAATTATTCTTAAAAATACACACATTGAATATTTAGGGATGTAGTAAACTCTCTTTGACTGCAGCATGTACGTACCCGGATGTATGGATTATCATCTTTGATATGCCTCCCATGTACGTACCCGGATGTACGGATTATCATGTTTGATATGTACGTACCCGGATGTATGGATTATCATCTTTGATATATACGTACCCGGATGTATGGATTATCATCTTTGATATGTACGTACCCGGATGTATGGATTATCATCTTTGATATGCCTCCCATGTACGTACCCGGATGTACGGATTATCATGTTTGATATGTACGTACCCGGATGTATGGATTATCATCTTTGATATATACGTACCCGGATGTATGGATTATCATCTTTGATATGTACGTACCCGGATGTATGGATTATCATCTTTGATATGTACGTACCCGGATGTATGGATTATCATCTTTGATATGTACGTACCCGGATGTATGGATTATCATCTTTGATATGTACGTACCCGGATGTATGGATTATCATCTTTGATATGCCTCCGTCTTCCCACACATTGTTAGGTTTAGCAACACAGTCGCTTGGCCTCACTCGCACTGGATGTAGGTTGTCTGAAACAGAACAGATATAGCTTTGACTGGACACGTATTTTGAAATAACCAAAACCTCTGATAAAGAGGTTTTATCAACCATAATGGTTTTCCAAATGGTACTAAACAAGTAGACTGCTAACAGATACAAGAACTTAAAGATTTAACAGAGCTGGATGAATACAAATCATGTATTTAACCATGATTGATTAAGATTGTAAAATAAGACGGATTCGTTTCATGTCagcatttatataaatacttgaAGTTTCGAGAAATAGCCCTGGCGTCTTTATTTTTTCTCAATTCCatgaaacataaatatatttcgTAGATATGTATcgatatttaataaaaaaaaaaatgtttgtgcTAAATTACCTATTATACTTCCCGGAAGATCAGGGTAGGCATTATCTGGAAGGGAAAGTGAGTAATTCAATAttctttaatatattttttaatatatacgTGCAAACGTTATTTAATAAACAGCCAAacacattgtatgtatatatttgtgtgtatatacccTTGACCTGCAGCCTGGTGCAATAGAACAttggtcgattaccagtacctcgtgtcaaatatcCTGGACTATTGCAGAGACACCTATGATACACTTAGTAGAATAAATATGCGCATGCAATTTATTTTCATGCTTTATTTGATGACCGCGAGTAAAGCACAATTAACTCCCACGTAAATACTATCACTTATACAGTATCTGTATGATAAGTAAGCTAaatttttataacatttatatattagtaGACAATCATTACCATTACAATTACTAGACAACAGACGTTCAAAGGAAAGATTAAAGGCTTTTTGTCAGCATTTATCTTTTATAAACATCTAAAGGAAATTTGTCACGAATATATTATTTGAACCAatattatttaatgtatttacCAGTGTCCAAATCCGTATCTTCATCTACCCAGCCATCACAGTCATTATCTACTAAATCACCTCTGTAGCCAGGTGTCTTAGTACATGACGGctgcaaaacaaaaaatatatatcaacattggACAAAAGATATGAACTAGTCTAAATACAGTGAGTAAGAAATGGACTTGATA from the Pecten maximus chromosome 4, xPecMax1.1, whole genome shotgun sequence genome contains:
- the LOC117326271 gene encoding uncharacterized protein LOC117326271 — its product is MCIYWGDMGIKSWHCLYLLVLLTTKIPPVDSQGATQTASYLCLEDEQSSSRMHIDFILDRGNDVVTSVYANGFQNCVGSTQDGGQTYRIRMTFLITNGTQTAPSSPCGMTITSDGSYELSMRSEASSGLVSYTDRLFNFKCDPARVISPWVTTSGISVGSVDLLNLTSSRTTELQVVSSSDINSPIFLANLGDLVRFKFTMTFTSAVENIDVLGVRLTNLVCSPSDTFKPIRRTLIDDTGCAVNYTEKALSLSGPFTTESNGSSPFIAMSPILEIGRFADSFELNFIVTIEYCTTSSDSCFTNMCTSRTKRSADGVVEVSATTKINVYPQTNVNTQTNNTDPAWSQNCFLTWMFAAVAGTVFFILLLDGFVIAYLVRQLKSLMHKRETTAPMVIYPRINTGMPSSYF
- the LOC117326273 gene encoding uncharacterized protein LOC117326273, which encodes MIIHTSGCLPTGSDVSPFTPSSTFNMTSDNTTFPAVYNTGSFYMPRFENQADVYLRCKLDFCFRFDDASCTTDTCQNRKRRDAESDSDSTVLGVHVTVTAKKSGQYHSSPDKSLAAEEYCLQDHGFLGVIGVLSFLTLTAIGVTSYLYCRVRRTYKQEIY